In Formosa haliotis, the sequence AAACGAAAGTGATGTAATAGGTATGGGACAATCTGCTTTTTATGTTATTTCTGCATATGCCGATAAACGTTTATCTAAAAAGAGTGCGGTGCAAGTAGGTGCGGACCTATTCTTTTCTAATTTTTTGAAAGATTTAATAGCATATAATGCTGTGGCATTTCCCGAGCGAAATATAGATTCCGATACCGATTATAAGCGTGCAGGTTTGTTTGTAGGACACGAGTTGTTTATTAATAAAATGTCTGTGGTTACCCAATTGGGGTATTATGTGTATTATCCATTCGATTTTGAAGGACGCAGCTATTTACGAATTGGTTTAAAACGTTATTTTGGAGAGAAATGGTTTGGAGCCATTACATTAAAATCGCACGGAGCTAAAGCTGAAGCAGTAGAATTTGGAATAGGAATTCGATTATAAAGGATGAAAAATATAATTTACATAGTGTTTGTTTTAATTGTAATGTCTTGCGATAACGATACGGCAAACGACTGTTTTAGAACATCGGGTACTACAATTTCTAAAGCTATTGCGGTAGAATCGTTTGAAACCATTCTGGTAAACAGAAATATAGAACTAATCTTGAAACAAGGTCCAGAAATATCGGTTATTATTGAAACCGGTGAAAATTTGATGAATGATGTTGAGGTTCATGTGGTGGATGGCGAATTGCAGCTTACCGATAATAATACCTGTAATTTGTTTAGAGATTACGATCCTACAAGAATCACCGTGACTACACCAACGGTAACAAGCATAAGAAGTTCTACCCAATTCGATGTGCAGTCTGAAGGTGTTTTGGTTTTAGATCGATTAACCTTAACATCGGAAGATTTTAATGATTCCGATAGTTTTAATGTAGGCGATTTTAATATGCACATTAATGTGCAAGATTTAAATGTGGTTTCTAACAACATTTCCATGTTTTATATCTCAGGAATTACCGAGCATTTAACGGTAGGTTTTTATGCTGGTGCTGGCCGATTTGAAGGCGCTAATTTAATAGCGAATACTGTAAATGTTTACCATAGAGGGAGTAACGATATTATTGTAAATCCGCAAATATCTTTAAAAGGAGAGTTGGTAAGTACGGGAAATTTAATTTCTAAAAACAAACCAGAAACGGTAGAGGTTGAAGCCAAATATAAAGGCGATTTGTATTTTGAAGATTAAATAATTGCTGAGGTTTTAGCTTGTAACTTCGATACAAGAATGAAATTCTCTGTATAATAAGAACTGTTTCATACTAAATAGAAAAAGTACGCCATTGGGAATATTCTGAGTTGTACTACACTTTGTTGTTTTTCCTATTTATCACCCTAAACTCCTTTCATAATCCCACAAAGGATATGAGTCAACTGTAGTGAGAAACTAAGTTTAATCTAAACCATATTTAAGAAGTGAGGATAAATAATTATATTTGTTAGAATTTTAAAATGCTAAAAATTGATTAGGACTTTAAGTATTAGATGTTTTTTAGCACTCCTATTTTGTTGTCAATTCGGCTTTTCTCAGGCAGTAGAAATTTTTGGTAAAGTGCATAGTGCCTTAGATGTAGAAAATATACATGTAATAAATAATACGAGTAAGCTTTTTACAATAACTAATAGTAAAGGAGAATTTAAAATTTATGCTAAACTAAATGATACGTTAGTCTTTTCTTCCATTCAATATAAATCCAAACA encodes:
- a CDS encoding head GIN domain-containing protein, producing the protein MKNIIYIVFVLIVMSCDNDTANDCFRTSGTTISKAIAVESFETILVNRNIELILKQGPEISVIIETGENLMNDVEVHVVDGELQLTDNNTCNLFRDYDPTRITVTTPTVTSIRSSTQFDVQSEGVLVLDRLTLTSEDFNDSDSFNVGDFNMHINVQDLNVVSNNISMFYISGITEHLTVGFYAGAGRFEGANLIANTVNVYHRGSNDIIVNPQISLKGELVSTGNLISKNKPETVEVEAKYKGDLYFED